Below is a genomic region from Acinetobacter tibetensis.
AAGACCTTTTGGGGTGCACTCTATGCGGCATTTACCGATCAGTTTGGCGTGAAATGGATGGTGAATTGCCAACTTGAAGAGATGTAATGTTTCACCAAAGAACAAATGATTTTTTTGTAAAGATGGCTGTTATAAAAAAAGCCAGATTTTATCTGGCTTTTTTTAACTGAAGGACTTAAGCCCCAGTTTGATAACTTGCTTGAGCAACCGCAGTGGATGCTTGATACGGATGTCTAAAATCATTTAAACCTGCCGCAGCTTCCTGAATATCTTTACCTTCTTTAATCACAAAAGTATCGAAACCAGAACGCTTCATATAGTTTAAGACATCCTTAAACACATCACCTGTCGCACGTAATTCGCCTTGGAAACCTTGGCGACGCAACAATGCAGCAAATGAATAACCACGACCATCGTTGAAACCCGCAAAATCAATAAAGATCGCATCTAATTGATTTAAAGGAAATTCATTAATTTCAGGAGAAGCATCCACAGTAATCAATAATGCTTTTTTACCTGTAATATTGGTAAGTTGATCCAACTGATCAACAGTCAATACCACATCACCTTGCGGTAATACAGCATCTTCGCCAATGAATTGGTAACTATTGTCTGCCACTGTGCCATCTTTAGAGAGCACTTGAAGTGCGGTATTAAGCATAAGCACGCTCCTTGAATGGTTGAATGCCAACACGGCGATAAGTTTCAATAAACTCTTCACCTTCTTGACGTAAATCAAGATAAGTATTCAGAATTTCTTCAATAATGTCAGGTACAACTTCTGCTGCAAATGATGGCCCTAAGATGTCACCAATCGAAGCATCATGGTCTGCATTACCGCCTAAAGTAATTTGGTAGAATTCAGCACCTTTTTTATCGACACCTAAAATACCAATATTACCCACGTGGTGATGACCACAAGCATTCATACAACCTGAAATGTTCAAGTCGATATGACCCAAATTGTAAACCGTATCTAGGTCATCAAAACGACGTGAAATCGCTTCAGAAATTGGAATCGATTTCGCATTTGCCAATGAACAGAAGTCACCACCTGGGCAGCAAATAATATCGGTAATAAAACCAATATGCGCACGCGCCAAGTCATGTTGTTCAAGCGTTTGCCACAACTCAAACAAGTCTTTTTGAGGTACATCGACCAACGAAATGTTTTGTTCATGCGTGGTACGTAATTCACCAAAGGTGTATTTGTCTGCAAGGTCTGCAATCAAATTCATTTCTTCAGTCGTCACGTCACCTGGTGCAATACCTGCGCGTTTTAGCGAAATGGTCACTACACGGTAACCTGTCACTTTATGTGTATTGGTATTAATGTTGAACCATTGTTTAAACTTCGGATATTCAGCAAATAATGCTGTGAAGTCTTCATCTGCCAATTGCTGATATGCAAATGGAGTAAATTCTTCATCAAGTTTCGCTAAAGTTTCAGCATCTACTTTTAGCGTTTGCACAGTGTGAGCAAATTCTGCTTCCACTTTTTCTGCAAACACTTGAGGCGTTAATGCTTTGACTAAAATTTTGATACGGGCTTTGTATTTGTTGTCACGGCGGCCGTGTAAATTATACACACGAAGTACCGCTTCAAGATAAGCAATCAAATCTTCACGTGGCAACCATTCTTTGATGATTGAACCAATGATTGGTGTACGACCTAGACCGCCACCCACTTTGATTTTATAACCGATCTCACCCGCTGCATTTTTCACGATATACACACCAATATCATGGAATGACGTTGCAGCACGATCTACTTCTTCTAAAGCAGACACCGCAATTTTGAACTTACGTGGTAAGAAGGCAAATTCTGGGTGGAAGGTTGACCATTGACGAATCAATTCACACGTTGGACGTGGATCAGCAACCTCACCCGCAACTACACCTGCATATTGGTCAGTTGTGGTGTTACGAATACAGTTACCTGAAGTTTGAATCGCATGCATCTGCACAGTTGCCAATTCGGCAAGCATGTCAGGCACATTTTCAAGTGCAGGCCAGTTAAACTGAATGTTTTGACGTGTTGACACGTGTGCATAACCACGGTCATATTCTTTCGCCAATTCCGCAACCTTGCGTAACTGCGTAGAGCTCATCAAACCATAAGGAACAGCAATACGTAACATCGGCGCATAGCGTTGGACGTATAAACCGTTTTGGAGACGTAGCGGACGGTATTCATCTTCAGTGAGTTTACCCGCTAAATAACGTTCCGTTTGGTCACGGAACTGTGCAACACGTTCATTGATCAGTTGCTGATCAAAATCAGTATATAAATACATGGCGTACAGCTAGTAGTTTCATTATAACGGCTCACAGCATAACGATATTTAGACTATCAACAAAACGCGTTTTTTACATATTTCATAGCGGTTTTATTGATAAGCTTAAATTCCTGAATACCAAACAACTTTCCCTAGAATATTGTTTGCAGGCACAAAACCCCAATAACGACTATCGGCACTCTGATCACGATTATCTCCCAGAACAAAAACCATCCCTTCTGGTACGACACATTCATGACGAGTATTATAGATTGGACAATTTTCCATAAAAGGGTACTCTTCGATTGTATTGCTCGGTATAATTTGCATGAGATGAGACTGTGAACCAAATGCTTCTTCATAAACCTGCGTATCAACACCGTCTAATTCTTCTGTACGAATCATTTTTAAGACTAATGGCTTCCCATTAAGGATGATTTGACCTCGTTCAAAAGCAATCCTGTCTTTAGGTAAAGCAATCACCCTTTTGATATAGTGAATTTCAGGATTAACTGGATATTTGAAGACAATAATATCGCCAGCTTTAAAGTTGCGTAATTGGACATTACGATGAGCAAGCTGATCCACCAGTCCCAAACCTGTACGGCGCATAATGACATAATCTCCGGAATGGATAGTAGGTCGCATGCTGTCTGCTGGTACGGAATAAAAATCAAAAAATAGAATTCGTAAAGCAGCCCATAATATTGCAAAAATTGCGATACCTTGAAGCAAGTGATGATATCTTTTCCATCGTAAACTCGGGGATGAAAAGCCCAAATTGATAGTATAGATCACACCTAAAACATAGGTTAAAAGAAATGTGACATCGGTATAAGGTAATGCTTTCCAAGTTGTAAGTAGGGTCAATAAAAAATAAATTAAAGCTTTTTTGCCATATCCTAAATAAAGCAAACCAAAAACAGGACTTAATAATGTCAATAAAATAAGTAACCATGTATTTGGTTTATTTGATATTTCCTGTTTAGATAGTTCTGTTTTTTCTATGTTCTGCATATTTTTCTGTAATTTAAATAAAGTCTTAATATACCCAAATAGAATTAAATCCCCAATAAAAATGCCCACCAAAGTGAGCATTTTTATGACAATTTTTATTTACTATCTGGCAAAGCATAGGCGACCAAATAATCCCCCATCTTGGTGCCAAAAGAACCATGCCCGCCGGCCATAATGACCACATATTGCTTACCATTGCTTTCATAGGTCATTGGTGTTGCCTGACCACCTGCGGGTAAACGCCCTTCCCACAACTGCTCGCCATTGGTGACATTAAATGCACGAAGATAATTATCCTGCGTGCCAGCGACAAACATCACATTACCAGCGGTTGAAATTGGACCACCCAAACCAGGTACTCCAATTTTTAAAGGTGGCAGTTGGAACAATTTTGGCAAACTGTCACGGATAGTCCCAATCCGCTTTTTCCAGACCACTTGATGGGTTTTTAAATCTACACCCGCCACATAGCCCCAAGCTGGTTGCTTACACGGTAAACCGAGCGGAGACAAGAACGCACTGATTTCCACACCATAAGGCACACCATACATTGGCTGTACCCCTTGTTCAGTCCCTGCACCTTTGGCCGTTTCTTGACGGTTCGGATCTGCGGGAATTAAACGGCTGACAAAAGGCAATCCGATTGGATTCATGACAGCAACTTGACGATCTGCATTCACTGACATGCCTCCCCATTCAAATACGCCTAAATTCCCAGGAAAGACCAACGTGCCATTTTCTGAAGGTGGGGTATAAATACCGTCATAATTCAAACGATGGAAATAGACCCGACAAATTAACTGATCAAACATGGTCGCGCCCCACATGTCTTTATCTTTTAACTTGTCTTGTGGTGCCAGATTTAAATCAGAAAAGGGTTGGGTTGCCGAATAGTATTCGCCTTGGGTTTGTGGCCCGCGTTTTACTGTTTGAGGGACTGCGCGCTCGTTAATAGGCACGATCGCTTTGCCTGTACGTCGGTCTACTACAAAGACATTCCCTGTTTTGGTTAACACATAAATCGCTGGGACGGTTTTTCCAGTAGTATCTTGAATATCTGCCAAAGAAGGTTGCGCTGGTACATCCATATCCCACAAATCATGATGGGTCGTTTGAAAATGCCAAACCAGCTTGCCTGTACTGGCATTGATTGCCAACATCGAATTGGCATAACGCTCTTTTAACTCAGTACGATCTCCGCCCCAAATATCGGGGGTTCCTACCCCTGTTGGTACATACACGATATCCAGTTTGGAGTCATAAGCCAAAGGTGCCCACGCATTTGGAGAGTTATGTACAAAGGTCGTATTTTCGTTTGGCATGGCATTAGGATTTTGTGCCCCTGTATCAAAGACCCAAAGCAACTCACCTGTATTCACATCATAGCCACGAATGACCCCAGAAGGCTCTTTGGAAGAATAGTTATCCGTGACTGAACCCGCAATAACCACTGTTGTACCCGAAATAATCCCAGGTGATGTCGGGTTATAGCCCCCAGGATAGGCATAAGGCATAAATTTTTGTAAATTCACTTCACCTTGCTCACCAAAATCTGAGCAGACTTTGCCTGTATCAGCATTCACTGCGACTAAACGCCCATCATTCACAGGAACAATTACCTTACGTGGACACTCGGCAGAAACTGATTTTCGATTTTGCAAACTGGTCGCAAACTCGGCTGTATTATTGGCATCGTAATACATTACCCCACGACAGGTGAGATGCTGAAAAGTATGGTCGGCTTTCAATTTTGGATCAAAACGCCATTTTTCCTTGCCCGTTGCTGGATCCAAGGCAATTAACCATTGGTGAGTGGTACACATATATAAGTTATTGCCCACTTTAATCGGGGTCACCTGATTGGTGGTTTCTCCCGAATCTTTATCTGTTTTGACATCACCTGTGCGGAATGTCCAAGCCACTTTCAGATTTTTAACATTTTGATCATTAATCTGTGTCAAAGGTGAATAACGCACCCCGCCCTGAGTACGTCCATAAGCGGGCCAGTCTTGTTCTGCCACCCCCTCAATGGCTTGAGCCGATGCAGGTTGTGGTTGTTGAATGACGCCATTAATTTCTTGGGGATCGTTGAAAATCGCGTAGACCATAACTGCAATAGCAATCAACAACGTGCCCGAAAGGGCGATTTTGCTGCCTTGGACTTGACTCATATTGCGCGTGACTGCAGGAATGAGTAACCATAAACCCAATACCCCCAAAATATCCAAACGAGGTGCGAGAGCCCAAAAATCAGTTCCAACCTCCCATAAACTCCAGAGTATGGTTGCTAGCATTAAGAAACTGTACACCCATAAAAAGGAACCTTGCCCCCTTTTAAGTAAAAAGGCTGATGCCAAAATTAGCAGACCAGCAATCACATAATAGATTGAACCACCGAGTAGAATGAGCCATACCCCCCCAATCAACAGATAGGCAGCAATTAAAAGCATCACAATAACGGTAAAGGTTCGCATCGTATTTGATGGGTTACTCATTCCATTCACCTCATTCACTTTATTATTTATCGCTAGCCCAGTAAAAACAGCTAGATTATTTTGTCGTTTGTTTCGCTATTCTTATTCGCATTTAAATCATTGATCTAGGAAAGATGGTTTCTCTAACATCGTTAAAATGCGGTTTGAAACTTAATCCCACCGACCCAAACATTTTCTCCATTTTTATCCGCACCCACATGTCGGATATATTGAAGATTTGGACGGATCGTTAACCAATTGGTGGCATGTACCCCGTAATACAGTTCGGTATTGTATTCTTCATCTTGCCCCGTATTTAAGTCATCATTTAGATGGATTCGGGCAAATCCCAAGGCAATTTCATCTTGCGGGCGCATATCCAACACACCTGTATAGATCAAACCAATATTTTGCATAGTGTCGACATTGTTGGTTTTATCATCATGCACAGTCAGGTTTATAAATCCTGTAAGTCCGCGCTGCGGATCTTGAGCGTGTTGCAACAATTGTTGTTTTGCCACAATCCACATGCCTTGCTTATGTGATGTTGCACTGGGATTTTGAATTTCAATGGCATCCGCGCTGCTGTAGTAATAGCCCAGTCGATATTCACCTGTTTTGCCTTGCATACCAATTTTCGGCTGCCAGACCATCTCTATAGGTACAATGACGCCATCGGCACCCGAAGTACTTAAATTAAAGCCCTGACTACGCTTTAAGTTCTCAGGGTTATATTCATATACCCCAATTTGGCTAAAGACTTCAGGGGAAAATTGATATTTCAGTCTGGCTGCCCATTGACTGACGGGCCAATTAAACCATTGATCCCCCACCCAATTGCCAACTTGAGAGCCACATAAAGCCAAGTTCTGAAAATCACAATCAAAACTATTAAAATCTTCCCCTTCACCAAAACGTCCGACTTTAAGATCTAACTGTTGATTGAGAAATTTTTTCTTAATCCAAAAATTGGTCAAACGCCACGTTTGCCCACGTCCCCATACTTCTTGGGTTGAACTTAAATGCCCATTTAAGGCATCCGACGTTTGTGATAAAGAATGTCCATTCCGTTCAGTAATAATAATTTGTGCTTCAGTGTCTTGCCATCCCAGTATTTTGTCTAAGTCGAAATGACTCCCCAACACGAACTGATCGGCATATTCAGTACCGTGACTCGAATGCTTTTTCGCGTCCAGTAAAGTTGCCATTTCTCCTGTATAGCCCAAATTAAAGCGATAACCCTTGGTTTCTAATTCAGTTCGAGTGCCATTCCAATCTCCAAACATCCAAGGACTATCGACAGCAAAAGCCGACTGGGCATACGTCCATGAATTTACACTCAAACCCATTAAACACAACGTGAGCAATCCCCTTGAGATTCGGAGCTTTTGCATACCTGCAACCTTTTATAATTTTTTTATTCCTATCAGGTTACGCCTGTTTTTTATGGTTAAAATATAATCTTTTTGTCGTTTTTTGTTAAGCTACTGATATAGAGTAAAATTTACAAAAGTACAGGCTACCAAGTGCCTGTACCTAATACTTGCCCCATAAAGTCATAGCGCATTGCTGAACGAGAAAATTTGATTGGGCATGCCAACTGCGCTTGGGTTTCGGTGGAATGTTCATGCAGTGGAACGTGGACTACCCAATGCCGTTGTTGCGCCAAATCTGAATGCAAAGCTTCATCTAACTTTAAAACAGGTTCTACACAGACATCTTGGGTCGAAAACAGTTGCTGCCACTCTAACAAGGAACGGGTTTTAATTTTTTCCTGTAGAGCATGTTTGACCTTAAGGCAATCTTCCGACTGTAGTGAAGCACCTTTCTCTAATAAAACTGGCAATTCTAACAACCGAGCCAAACCCGACATAAATTGTGGCTCTAAACTGCCAATTGAAAGATAACGCCCATCTTGTGTTTCATAGTAATCATAGAAGCTAGCACCATTTAAAATGCCTGATTCTGGCTGCGGGGTGATATTTCCTGCCAATGCGGCGGCGGCGGCCATACTGTTTAACGCCACAACACAATCGGTCATGGAAATATCAATATACTGCCCTTTTCCACTTTGAGTACGCTCAATCACAGCCGTTAAAATGCCAATCACCGCATGTAAAGAACCACCTGCAATGTCCGCGACTTGAATACCTAAAGGTGGTGGTCCACTCTGGGTACGACCACTATGCCCCGCAATCCCCGATAAGGCTAAATAGTTAATATCATGCCCTGCCTTATCTTTATAACTCCCCGTTTGACCATAGCCTGTAATCGAGCAATAAATCAATCGCGGATTAATTTCCGCTAAAGTGGCATAGTCCAATCCCAGTCGTTGCATGACACCCGGGCGAAATTGCTCTACGACAATATCGTATTGGCTAATCTTTTCCTTAATCGCAGCGATGTTTTGTGGATCTTTTAAATCCAGAGCCACGGATTGTTTATTTCGATTCAAATAAAGATGTGCAGTCGCCTGTCCATGTGCATAAGGTGGAAAAAGACGAATCAAATCTGGTCGCGTGGGTGATTCAACATGAATCACTTCTGCCCCCAAATCTGCTAAATATAAAGTGGCAAATGGACCGGGTAATAATGTTGAAAAATCCAGTACTTTCAATCCCTGTAAAGCATGTTGCATGTTCTTTTTACTCTTGGACTATTGTATTTTCATGTATCTTAGAAATATAAAATCAACAAAACAATGTCATGTTCAGCCATTTACCTTGATCATTTCGGCAATTTACCATGTAGAAAGGCAAATTTACCTATTGTAAATTGCCTATAAAAACTTTTTTAGCGTCATTTAGGTCATACGCAAGTGAATACAAAAGAGACTGAAGGATTAAACATGAGCCGCGATACAATCAGTATCCATTTTGTCAATGCGGCTTTGACTGGCGTAAAACGCCTCGGCATGGATGTCGAAACCTTACTTTCGCACGTCGGAATTGAAGCCGAACTGCTACGTCAGCCTAAAGCTCGAATTTCTCCAGAACAATACACACGTTTTGTGAAAATGTTATGGATGGTGACTCAGGATGAACATATTGGTTTCGATACCCAACCTCGTCGTTTGGGCACCTTTGCCATTATGTGCCAACTGATCATCCACGCAAAAACCTTAGGTGATGCACTTGAATTATCGACGCAATTTTATAAATTGTTCGGCGATGAATGGTGTGTTTCTTTAGAACGTGATAAGCATGAAGCCCGCTTAGTTCCACTCATTCCAATTGGAATGGATCCAAATCATTTTATTACTGAAAGCATGTTAATGATTTGGCACGGTTTAGCCTCTTGGCTCATTGAACGTCGCTTACCTTTAGAGCGCGTACATTTTGGCTACCCACGCCCTGCCCATGCAGATGAATATGATGCTCTGTTTTTCGCACCCGTGATGCAGTTTGACATGCCACGTACCGAAATCACCTTTGCTGCGGATTATTTAGACTTACCGATTCGTCAAAACGAAGAAACCCTAGAAGAATTCTTAAAAGCAGCACCTGCACAGCTACTGGTCAAGTTCAAAAACACCAATTCTCTCACCTCTCGTATTCGTGAAGTGTTGAAGAGCCAAATTGGCGAAGAAATGCCAACGCTAAACGATGTAGCTTCAATGTTATATCTTTCACCTCAAACTTTACGTCGTCGTTTAGCTGCAGAAGGTAAAAGCTATCAAGGTGTGAAAGATGCCTTACGTCGTGATGCCGCGATTCACTTGTTACTCAATCCAAATTTAACTTTGGAAGATGTTGCACAGCAGGTTGGTTTCAGTGAAACCAGTACTTTCCACCGCGCATTTAAGAAATGGACGGGCGTAACCCCAGGTTTATACCGTCAATTACATGGTTATCTTTAAGCCATAATTTTTTGAATAGACAGCTTATATAAGCTGTCTATTTTTTGCACAGCCACTGCGCTATGCCCTTGGGATAAACAGGATACTGACCTGACGCCAATAACTGTGTATTAACCCATTCAGCGATATAAGTTGAACCATTTGTCTCGCACCCCTTTATTTCTACTTGGCTATACAAAGTTTCATCAAAAAATTCAGCCTCATAAACAAAAACGATTTCATGCCCTGCTTGACCATCAAAAGTAAATAAATTTTCAAGAACACCTAACAGTTTTGTATGAATAATCTGCTGATTTATTTCCTCTAAAACTTCTCGTTTAACTGCTTCTAAGGAAGTTTCTCCAAATTCAATAGTGCCTCCTATCGGTCTCAAATAATTTTCATTTTTGCTAGGGTCATGTCCATGAGAAAGCAAAACTTTATCTTGATATCGAAAAATACAAAGCGCCTTTGCTGGAATATGCATCATTATATGCTCTTAATTTTCTGTAAAAATTCTGCTGCTTGTTTCGGTGAAGTTAAACGAATAAATTGAATATGTTGATAAGCGGGATTCTGCATCATCATTTGATATTTTCTTTTATTTCTAGGATATTGCTGAATCAGCCAAATAAAAATCGATTGTTTAGAAAACAATAGCTTTAAACTCTCTCGATTATTAGAGTTTTTCCATAATTTTCTTTGGCTCATAAGATTGAATAAACTCCGTTTCGTTAAGTGAAAAAAATTTCTAGAAAAGGAGTAATCCAACCAAACTATGGTATCTATTTTCACCAATTTCAACGACATAGTACGAGTATAATTACCATCTAATACCCAACCACTCGCAGTACTATCCATTTTGTTTTTTAATTTTTCGAAAAACACCTCATCCGTTGGCTCTTGCCAATTATCTAGCCAAAATAAATCGTCCATTTCAATATGAACTAAATCTAATTTCTGCGCTAACTGTCTAGAAAATGTGGTTTTACCAGAAGCGGTTGTGCCAACAATATTAATAAATTTCATCTAAATAGATTATTTTCTTATGGTTGAACAGTTTACTCATGATGCCCGATCTTGATCAAGTTTATATTTTTACACGCCAACTGACCAAAACTATCATGTTCCCTGTGTCACTCTTGTCATTGCGCTTCTGCAATTAAGCATTACACTCAAAAAGCAAAAGTCATAAACAAAATACAAGGAATAACGAGATGAGCGAGGCTTACATTATTGATGCAATACGCACGCCACGCGGAAAAGGGAAAAAAGATGGCTCATTACATGAAGTAAAACCAATTACTTTACTCACAACATTATTGAATGAATTACAACAACGCCATCAACTCGATACGTCTAAAGTCGATGATATCGTTCTCGGTTGTGTGACACCAATTGGTGATCAAGGTGGGGATATTGCCAAAACAGCAGCGATTTCCGCAGGTTGGAATGATGATGTTGCAGGTGTGCAAATAAACCGTTTCTGTGCTTCTGGTTTAGAAGCTGTCAATTTAGCTGCACAAAAAGTCCGCTCAGGTTGGGAAGATGTTGTTGTTGCTGGCGGTGTGGAATCCATGTCACGCGTTCCAATGGGTTCTGATGGTGGGCCTTGGGCACTTGATCCTGAAACCAACTTAAAATCTTCTTTTGTTCCACAAGGTATAGGTGCAGATTTAATTGCGACTCTAGATGGCTATAGCCGTGCAGATGTAGACGCCTTTGCAGTCAGTTCACAACAAAAAGCTGCTGCTGCTCAAGCAAATGGCCACTTCGATAAATCTGTGGTGCCTGTGAAAGATCATTCAGGGGTGATGATTTTAGAAAAAGATGAATTTATTAAAGGCAATACCACCGTTGAAGGCTTGGCAAAACTGAATGCCAGCTTTGAAATGATGGGACAAATGGGCTTCGATGCGGTTGCCTTACAAAAATATCCAGAAGCTCAAAAAATTAACCATGTGCATCATGCAGGTAACTCATCAGGTATCGTTGATGGTGCTGCGGTGGTATTGCTTGCTTCTGAAAAAGCAGTGAAAGAACAAGGTTTGAAACCACGTGCCAAGGTACTTGCAACTGCATTAGTCGGTACAGATCCAACCATCATGTTGACTGGTCCTGCCCCTGCTGCCCGTAAAGCATTAGAAAAAGCAGGCTTGAGTATCGACGACATTGATCTATTTGAAGTAAACGAAGCTTTTGCAGCGGTGGTCATGCGTTTTATTACAGAACTCAAAGTTCCTGCTGAGAAAGTCAATGTCAATGGTGGTGCAATTGCGATGGGACATCCATTGGGTGCAACTGGTGCCATGATTCTAGGAACTTTGCTAGATGAATTAGAGCGTCAAGGTAAAAAACGTGGTCTAGCAACATTATGTGTGGGTGGTGGTATGGGTATCGCGACTATTATTGAGTTGGTGTAAAGCACTCAACACCTCCCTGAAATATGAGACTCGGAAACGTCATTCGCAACCTGAGCAAACCAAAGCGGCTAAAGCTTTGGATCAGCACAAGACAAACAAAGTGCGTAGTTTATGCTCAAGCATAGCTTTCGCCTTGCGGTACGGCAAAGATTATTAATCTTTGCTATTCGTACCTCAGGTTTTGCGAATGACAATGGTTTTGCCTACTTTTGCCGAAACAAAAGTAGGTCGAACCGAAGGTTTATCCTGAAACTAGATGAGAGCTTAACAAGACGCTGCGATGCTTATATTTACTTATGCAGGTCACTTACGATTAAGCCCATAAAATATTGGACGATGATGTATGAGCGCGATTAAATACGAAAAAAACGCTGACAATATTGTAATTCTTACCCTTGATTCATCGGGTCAATCTGCCAACACCATGAATGCAGAATTCCGTGATTCACTCAATGACGTCAGTCAAAAGCTCAAAGCTGAAACTGATCTGAAAGGTATTATTTTCCGTTCAGCTAAGAAAACCTTCTTTGCTGGCGGTGACTTAGATGAGCTGATTCAGGTGCAACCCGAACACGCCACAGAATTTTTCAAGATGATTGAAAAACTCAAAGGTGACTTACACACAATCGAAACTTTAGGTGTGCCTGTTGTTGCAGCTTTAAACGGTACTGCGCTTGGCGGTGGCTGGGAAATCGCGTTAGGTTGTCATTATCGTATTGCCATCAATGATCCAAAAACTAAATTTGGTTTACCTGAAGTGACTTTAGGTCTACTTCCTGGTGGCGGTGGTATCGTGCGTATGGTGCGTCT
It encodes:
- a CDS encoding AAA family ATPase, coding for MKFINIVGTTASGKTTFSRQLAQKLDLVHIEMDDLFWLDNWQEPTDEVFFEKLKNKMDSTASGWVLDGNYTRTMSLKLVKIDTIVWLDYSFSRNFFHLTKRSLFNLMSQRKLWKNSNNRESLKLLFSKQSIFIWLIQQYPRNKRKYQMMMQNPAYQHIQFIRLTSPKQAAEFLQKIKSI
- a CDS encoding NUDIX hydrolase; translation: MMHIPAKALCIFRYQDKVLLSHGHDPSKNENYLRPIGGTIEFGETSLEAVKREVLEEINQQIIHTKLLGVLENLFTFDGQAGHEIVFVYEAEFFDETLYSQVEIKGCETNGSTYIAEWVNTQLLASGQYPVYPKGIAQWLCKK
- a CDS encoding acetyl-CoA C-acetyltransferase gives rise to the protein MSEAYIIDAIRTPRGKGKKDGSLHEVKPITLLTTLLNELQQRHQLDTSKVDDIVLGCVTPIGDQGGDIAKTAAISAGWNDDVAGVQINRFCASGLEAVNLAAQKVRSGWEDVVVAGGVESMSRVPMGSDGGPWALDPETNLKSSFVPQGIGADLIATLDGYSRADVDAFAVSSQQKAAAAQANGHFDKSVVPVKDHSGVMILEKDEFIKGNTTVEGLAKLNASFEMMGQMGFDAVALQKYPEAQKINHVHHAGNSSGIVDGAAVVLLASEKAVKEQGLKPRAKVLATALVGTDPTIMLTGPAPAARKALEKAGLSIDDIDLFEVNEAFAAVVMRFITELKVPAEKVNVNGGAIAMGHPLGATGAMILGTLLDELERQGKKRGLATLCVGGGMGIATIIELV
- a CDS encoding AraC family transcriptional regulator, which codes for MSRDTISIHFVNAALTGVKRLGMDVETLLSHVGIEAELLRQPKARISPEQYTRFVKMLWMVTQDEHIGFDTQPRRLGTFAIMCQLIIHAKTLGDALELSTQFYKLFGDEWCVSLERDKHEARLVPLIPIGMDPNHFITESMLMIWHGLASWLIERRLPLERVHFGYPRPAHADEYDALFFAPVMQFDMPRTEITFAADYLDLPIRQNEETLEEFLKAAPAQLLVKFKNTNSLTSRIREVLKSQIGEEMPTLNDVASMLYLSPQTLRRRLAAEGKSYQGVKDALRRDAAIHLLLNPNLTLEDVAQQVGFSETSTFHRAFKKWTGVTPGLYRQLHGYL